A genomic stretch from Bacterioplanes sanyensis includes:
- a CDS encoding DUF1329 domain-containing protein produces the protein MLNKYKQWGGALALSLMVASAHTVASEGDAAKLNNELTPMGAVKAGSGDIPAWSGGLTAAPAGHEKGSKPTNPFPNDKPKFVITAENYQQYAGQLSDGQKAMFEKYPETFRMPVYETRRTAAYPQYIYDATKQNATQTKLVAGGNGLENYVQGAPFPMPESGLEAIWNHIVRYRGGSVRRVVGQATPQANGDYTIVRFQDEFTFRNKLSDFDPTQDQNVLFYFKQDVLSPARLAGNVLLVHETLDQVKEPRKAWVYNAGQRRVRRAPQVAYDGPGTASDGMRTADNFDMFNGAPDRYDWKLIGKQEMYIPYNSYKLKSGDLSYDDIVKAGHINQDLTRYELHRVWKVEATLQDGKRHIYAKRVFYIDEDTWQASVIDHYDGRGELWRVAEAHSLMYYDYLVPWYALEVLYDLNSGRYLALGLDNEEDNTYEFGFERSQRDYTPAALRRSGRR, from the coding sequence ATGTTGAACAAATACAAACAATGGGGCGGCGCGTTAGCGCTGTCCCTGATGGTCGCTTCTGCACACACGGTGGCGTCTGAGGGCGACGCTGCGAAGCTTAACAATGAGCTGACGCCGATGGGTGCGGTGAAAGCGGGCAGTGGTGATATTCCAGCTTGGAGTGGTGGTTTAACTGCAGCGCCTGCAGGTCACGAGAAAGGTAGCAAACCAACCAACCCTTTCCCGAATGACAAGCCTAAGTTTGTCATCACCGCGGAAAACTATCAGCAGTACGCAGGCCAGCTTAGCGATGGCCAAAAGGCGATGTTTGAAAAGTACCCAGAAACATTCCGTATGCCAGTGTACGAAACGCGTCGTACCGCAGCTTATCCGCAGTATATTTACGATGCTACTAAGCAAAACGCCACGCAAACCAAGCTGGTAGCCGGCGGTAACGGTTTGGAAAATTACGTTCAGGGTGCTCCCTTCCCAATGCCAGAAAGTGGCTTGGAAGCCATCTGGAACCACATCGTACGTTACCGTGGTGGCAGTGTACGCCGCGTAGTTGGCCAGGCAACGCCACAAGCGAACGGTGATTACACCATCGTGCGCTTCCAGGATGAGTTTACCTTCCGTAATAAGCTGTCTGACTTTGATCCGACGCAGGATCAAAACGTGCTGTTCTACTTCAAGCAAGACGTACTGTCACCGGCGCGTCTGGCGGGCAACGTACTGCTGGTGCATGAAACTCTGGACCAGGTAAAAGAGCCACGTAAAGCTTGGGTTTACAACGCAGGTCAACGCCGCGTTCGTCGTGCCCCACAGGTGGCCTATGATGGCCCGGGTACTGCTTCAGACGGTATGCGTACAGCGGATAACTTCGACATGTTCAACGGTGCGCCCGATCGTTACGACTGGAAGCTGATCGGTAAGCAAGAGATGTACATTCCTTACAACTCTTATAAGCTGAAAAGCGGTGATCTGAGCTATGACGACATCGTTAAAGCGGGCCACATCAACCAGGACCTGACTCGTTACGAGCTGCACCGCGTTTGGAAAGTCGAGGCGACTTTGCAAGATGGCAAGCGTCATATCTATGCCAAGCGTGTGTTCTACATTGACGAGGACACTTGGCAAGCATCGGTCATCGATCACTATGATGGCCGTGGTGAGTTGTGGCGTGTGGCGGAAGCGCACAGCCTGATGTACTACGACTACTTGGTGCCTTGGTACGCGTTGGAAGTGCTGTACGACCTGAACTCAGGCCGCTACTTGGCGCTGGGCCTGGATAACGAAGAAGACAATACTTACGAGTTTGGCTTTGAACGTAGTCAACGTGACTACACTCCGGCTGCGCTGCGTCGCTCTGGCCGCCGTTAA